A genome region from Alicyclobacillus acidocaldarius subsp. acidocaldarius DSM 446 includes the following:
- a CDS encoding NAD(P)-dependent alcohol dehydrogenase, producing MSSAIPKTMKAAYLVGTRQVEVREVPVPEPSPDDALIRVEAVGVCGSDVHYYEHGRIGRYVVDGPLILGHEASGVVVAVGANVKHLRPGQRVAIEPGVTCGRCDFCKSGRYNLCPHVRFLATPPVDGAFAQYIAHRADFVHPIPDDMSYEQAAMVEPFSVALHAIRRSGMRPGDRVAIAGMGPVGLFTVVAARRLGAGDVVVSDTVEKRLQLALQLGATEAVHAKRGAIADAVRERFPDGVDVAIETAGHPDAVASLLPALRRGGRLVVVGLSQSPLKELDLTQLTDGEIEIAGVFRYANTYPAGIQLMREIDVWDLITDTFPLAEAGDALERARTNKSESIKVVVYPQA from the coding sequence GTGTCGAGCGCCATTCCCAAGACGATGAAAGCGGCGTACCTCGTCGGCACGCGGCAGGTGGAGGTCCGCGAGGTTCCGGTGCCCGAGCCCTCGCCGGACGACGCGCTGATTCGGGTGGAGGCGGTCGGGGTGTGCGGCTCCGACGTGCACTACTACGAACACGGTCGGATCGGCAGGTACGTGGTCGACGGCCCGCTCATTCTGGGCCACGAGGCAAGCGGCGTCGTCGTGGCCGTCGGCGCGAACGTGAAGCATCTGCGCCCGGGTCAGCGCGTCGCCATCGAGCCCGGCGTGACCTGCGGGCGGTGCGACTTTTGCAAATCGGGGCGGTACAACCTGTGCCCGCACGTCCGCTTCCTCGCGACGCCGCCCGTCGACGGCGCGTTCGCCCAGTACATCGCCCACCGCGCGGACTTCGTCCATCCCATCCCGGACGACATGTCGTACGAACAGGCGGCGATGGTCGAGCCGTTCTCCGTCGCGCTTCACGCCATCCGCCGATCCGGCATGCGCCCTGGGGATCGCGTCGCCATCGCGGGGATGGGGCCCGTGGGCCTCTTCACGGTGGTCGCGGCGCGGCGGCTTGGCGCGGGCGACGTGGTGGTCAGCGATACGGTGGAGAAGCGGCTTCAGCTCGCGCTCCAGCTCGGGGCCACGGAGGCGGTGCACGCGAAGCGGGGCGCCATCGCGGACGCGGTTCGCGAGCGGTTTCCTGACGGCGTCGACGTGGCCATCGAGACGGCCGGCCACCCAGACGCGGTGGCATCCCTCTTGCCGGCGCTGCGCCGCGGCGGGCGGCTCGTGGTGGTGGGCCTGTCGCAGTCGCCGCTCAAGGAACTCGATCTGACGCAGCTTACGGACGGCGAGATCGAGATCGCGGGCGTGTTCCGATACGCCAACACGTATCCCGCGGGTATCCAGCTCATGCGCGAGATCGACGTCTGGGATCTTATCACCGACACGTTTCCGCTCGCGGAGGCCGGGGACGCCCTCGAGCGTGCGCGGACGAACAAGAGCGAGAGCATCAAGGTCGTCGTCTACCCGCAGGCGTGA
- a CDS encoding VIT1/CCC1 transporter family protein, whose protein sequence is MSTLSPSAKLDELMGREQRKTPSWIGDAIYGVNDGLGAIFGIIAGVAGYTGNNHTILVSGFFGALASTLSMAAGAWLATRSENELLDKAFHEAKRDIEQNRAREVQILSLIYETRGFEPHEAKEIAERISKDDDLFLKTMAQEKHGIHEASRGNPWGAALSGGLSTFIGGVVPLLPFFFMQGLAAIVTAAAISLAAHFVVGALKSLVTVRSWWSSGIEMTFAGVIVGVVSYLLGLAGSHVV, encoded by the coding sequence ATGAGCACCCTTTCACCATCCGCCAAACTCGACGAACTCATGGGACGAGAACAGCGCAAGACGCCGAGCTGGATTGGCGATGCCATTTACGGTGTGAACGACGGACTCGGCGCCATCTTCGGCATCATCGCCGGCGTCGCCGGTTACACAGGCAACAATCACACCATCCTCGTCTCGGGCTTTTTCGGCGCCCTGGCGAGCACGTTGTCCATGGCCGCCGGCGCGTGGCTCGCGACGAGATCGGAAAACGAGCTCTTGGACAAGGCGTTCCACGAGGCGAAGCGGGACATCGAGCAGAACCGGGCGCGCGAGGTCCAGATCCTCTCGCTCATCTACGAGACGCGCGGGTTTGAGCCGCACGAGGCCAAGGAAATTGCCGAGCGCATCTCGAAGGACGACGATCTCTTCCTGAAGACCATGGCGCAGGAGAAGCACGGGATCCACGAGGCGAGCCGCGGAAACCCATGGGGGGCGGCGCTCTCGGGCGGGCTCTCCACCTTCATCGGCGGCGTGGTGCCGCTCCTCCCGTTCTTCTTCATGCAAGGCCTCGCCGCGATTGTCACCGCGGCAGCCATCAGCCTCGCCGCGCACTTCGTCGTCGGTGCCCTGAAGAGCCTCGTCACCGTCCGCTCCTGGTGGTCGAGCGGCATCGAGATGACCTTTGCCGGCGTGATCGTCGGCGTGGTCTCGTACCTGCTCGGTCTCGCGGGCAGCCACGTGGTGTAG
- a CDS encoding mechanosensitive ion channel family protein — protein sequence MSSLTEGFRRRSAGWRRFTIYLVLLVVLAVAAYLGRESERLQSLPSLDRQIIEWGIALAWFVVGALVVNQLRRTVNAMAARHPSADIRVLSVVNRALSAVGYAFVLVIGLNLLQVKVGSILVGGAVTGVIVGVGAQSTLANLIAGLVLFAVRPFQLGEYVSFRTYLFGGVEYSGTVVDVNWYHTILEEGGVRRVLPNASVVSSAITVGAREGNKLCTVPLPYAISFRDFEAKMSEMTGGRATLAIREFGTDTYTVQVEIPAEIDLEVIREAIAAFRAQG from the coding sequence GTGTCTTCATTGACGGAAGGGTTCCGCCGGCGGTCCGCCGGGTGGCGGCGGTTCACGATATATCTCGTGCTCTTGGTGGTGCTCGCGGTCGCCGCGTACCTCGGGCGCGAGTCGGAGCGGCTGCAATCGCTGCCTTCGCTGGACCGCCAGATCATCGAGTGGGGCATCGCGCTCGCCTGGTTTGTGGTGGGCGCCTTGGTCGTCAACCAGCTTCGCCGCACGGTCAACGCCATGGCGGCTCGGCACCCGAGCGCGGACATCCGCGTGCTGAGCGTGGTCAACCGAGCGCTGAGCGCCGTGGGCTACGCGTTCGTGCTCGTGATCGGCCTGAATCTGCTGCAGGTGAAGGTGGGCAGCATTCTCGTCGGCGGCGCGGTGACGGGCGTGATCGTCGGCGTGGGCGCGCAGTCGACGCTCGCGAATCTCATCGCGGGCCTCGTGCTGTTTGCGGTCCGGCCGTTTCAGCTTGGGGAGTACGTCAGCTTCCGCACGTACTTGTTTGGCGGCGTCGAGTACAGCGGCACCGTGGTGGACGTGAATTGGTATCACACGATCCTCGAAGAGGGCGGCGTGCGCCGCGTGCTGCCGAACGCGTCGGTGGTGAGCTCCGCCATCACAGTGGGCGCGCGCGAAGGGAACAAGCTGTGCACGGTTCCGCTGCCGTACGCCATTTCGTTTCGCGACTTCGAGGCGAAGATGAGCGAGATGACCGGCGGGCGGGCGACACTCGCCATCAGGGAGTTTGGCACCGATACGTACACCGTACAGGTGGAGATTCCGGCCGAGATCGATCTCGAGGTCATTCGCGAGGCCATCGCGGCGTTTCGGGCGCAAGGGTGA
- a CDS encoding endo-1,4-beta-xylanase produces MTDQAPSLKEAYASRFRVGAAVNAATVHTHAHLLARHFSSVTPENEMKWERIHPAEDTYSFSAADQIVLFARDHGMFVRGHTLVWHNQTPSWVFLDSLGQPAPAKLVEARLEQHIAEVVGHYRGAALCWDVVNEAVIDQGDGWLRPSPWRQALGDDYIEMAFRLAHQADPGALLFYNDYNETKPDKRDRILRLLEHLLDRGVPVHGVGLQMHVSLDDPPIEEMEEAIERYRALGLRLHVTELDVSVYPWVHEPDRPQAPARPYDDELAERLAARYEALFALYLRHQDAIDNVTLWGVADDSTWRDDFPVKGRKDWPLLFDVHHRPKEAFWRVVRLAQN; encoded by the coding sequence ATGACGGATCAAGCGCCGTCTCTGAAAGAAGCGTACGCTTCCCGCTTTCGCGTGGGCGCTGCGGTCAACGCGGCGACCGTTCACACGCACGCCCATCTCCTGGCGCGCCACTTCAGCAGTGTGACGCCGGAGAACGAGATGAAGTGGGAGCGCATCCACCCTGCCGAAGACACGTATTCTTTTTCTGCTGCTGACCAAATCGTTTTATTCGCCCGCGATCACGGCATGTTCGTGCGCGGCCACACGCTCGTGTGGCACAACCAGACGCCTTCTTGGGTGTTCCTGGACTCTCTCGGCCAACCCGCGCCCGCGAAGCTCGTCGAGGCAAGGCTCGAGCAGCACATCGCCGAGGTCGTGGGTCACTACCGCGGCGCCGCCTTGTGCTGGGACGTGGTGAACGAGGCCGTGATCGACCAAGGGGACGGCTGGCTGCGCCCGAGCCCATGGCGGCAGGCGCTGGGGGACGACTACATCGAGATGGCGTTTCGCTTGGCGCATCAGGCGGATCCCGGCGCGCTACTCTTCTACAACGACTACAACGAGACGAAGCCCGATAAGCGGGACCGCATCCTGCGGCTGCTCGAGCACCTGTTGGACCGCGGAGTGCCCGTGCATGGCGTGGGGCTGCAGATGCACGTCTCCCTGGACGATCCGCCCATCGAGGAGATGGAGGAGGCCATCGAGCGGTACCGGGCGCTCGGCCTTCGGCTGCACGTCACGGAGCTCGATGTGAGCGTGTACCCGTGGGTGCACGAGCCGGACCGCCCACAGGCGCCTGCGCGGCCGTACGACGATGAGCTGGCCGAGCGGCTCGCGGCGCGCTACGAGGCCCTGTTTGCGCTCTATTTGCGGCATCAGGACGCCATCGACAACGTGACGCTCTGGGGCGTCGCGGACGACTCGACGTGGCGAGACGACTTCCCCGTCAAGGGCAGGAAGGACTGGCCGCTTCTCTTCGACGTCCATCACCGCCCGAAGGAGGCGTTCTGGCGGGTGGTGCGCCTCGCCCAAAACTGA